The following proteins are encoded in a genomic region of Protaetiibacter sp. SSC-01:
- the guaA gene encoding glutamine-hydrolyzing GMP synthase — MSETAQRPVLVVDFGAQYAQLIARRVREAGVYSEIVPHTISAEELAAKNPVGIVLSGGPSSVYEEGSPDLDEGILELGVPTLGICYGFQVMARQLGGEVAKTGAREYGSTEVRLVAGSDGGTLLAEQPIEQTAWMSHGDSVVKAPEGFDVLAASESTPVAAFANDDRKLYGVQWHPEVKHSQFGQRVLENFLHRAAGIPADWNSGNVIAEQVERIRAQVGGGRVLCALSGGVDSAVAAALVHEAVGDQLVCVFVDHGLLRAGEREQVEQDYVASTGVRLVTVDARERFLTALAGVSDPEQKRKIIGREFIRTFEQAQAELVAEFAAEGDPIRFLVQGTLYPDVVESGGGTGTANIKSHHNVGGLPEDLQFELVEPLRTLFKDEVRAIGRELGLPEAIVSRHPFPGPGLGIRIVGEVTEERLDTLRAADLIVRSELTAAGLDAEIWQCPVVLLADVRSVGVQGDGRTYGHPIVLRPVSSEDAMTADWTRLPYDFLARVSNRITNEVAGVNRVVLDVTSKPPGTIEWE, encoded by the coding sequence GTGAGCGAGACCGCTCAGCGCCCCGTGCTCGTCGTCGACTTCGGCGCGCAGTACGCCCAGCTCATCGCCCGCCGCGTGCGCGAGGCCGGCGTCTACAGCGAGATCGTGCCGCACACGATCTCGGCCGAGGAGCTCGCCGCGAAGAACCCCGTGGGCATCGTGCTCTCGGGGGGACCGTCGAGCGTCTACGAGGAGGGCTCGCCCGACCTCGACGAGGGCATCCTCGAGCTCGGGGTGCCGACCCTCGGTATCTGCTACGGCTTCCAGGTCATGGCGCGGCAGCTCGGCGGCGAGGTCGCGAAGACGGGCGCGCGCGAGTACGGCTCGACCGAGGTGCGTCTCGTCGCGGGCTCGGACGGCGGCACGCTCCTCGCGGAGCAGCCCATCGAGCAGACCGCCTGGATGAGCCACGGCGACTCCGTCGTGAAGGCGCCCGAGGGCTTCGACGTGCTCGCGGCATCCGAGTCGACCCCCGTCGCGGCGTTCGCGAACGACGACCGCAAGCTCTACGGCGTGCAGTGGCACCCCGAGGTGAAGCACTCGCAGTTCGGGCAGCGGGTGCTCGAGAACTTCCTGCACCGCGCCGCGGGCATCCCCGCCGACTGGAACTCGGGCAACGTCATCGCCGAGCAGGTGGAGCGCATCCGCGCCCAGGTGGGCGGCGGCCGCGTGCTGTGCGCCCTCTCGGGCGGCGTCGACTCGGCGGTCGCGGCGGCGCTCGTGCACGAGGCGGTCGGCGACCAGCTCGTGTGCGTCTTCGTCGACCACGGCCTGCTGCGTGCGGGCGAGCGCGAGCAGGTCGAGCAGGACTACGTCGCGTCGACGGGCGTGCGGCTCGTGACGGTGGATGCGCGCGAGCGCTTCCTGACGGCGCTCGCGGGGGTCTCCGACCCGGAGCAGAAGCGCAAGATCATCGGGCGCGAGTTCATCCGCACCTTCGAGCAGGCGCAGGCCGAGCTCGTGGCGGAGTTCGCAGCCGAGGGCGACCCCATCCGCTTCCTCGTGCAGGGCACGCTCTACCCGGATGTCGTGGAGTCGGGCGGCGGCACCGGCACCGCGAACATCAAGTCGCACCACAACGTCGGCGGCCTGCCGGAGGATCTGCAGTTCGAGCTCGTCGAGCCGCTGCGCACCCTCTTCAAGGACGAGGTGCGCGCGATCGGCCGCGAGCTGGGGCTCCCCGAGGCGATCGTCTCGCGCCACCCCTTCCCGGGGCCGGGCCTCGGCATCCGGATCGTGGGCGAGGTCACCGAGGAGCGTCTCGACACGCTGCGCGCGGCCGACCTCATCGTGCGCAGCGAGCTGACGGCCGCGGGCCTCGACGCCGAGATCTGGCAGTGCCCCGTCGTGCTGCTCGCGGATGTGCGCTCGGTGGGCGTGCAGGGCGACGGCCGCACCTACGGTCACCCCATCGTGCTGCGCCCCGTCTCGAGCGAGGACGCCATGACGGCCGACTGGACGCGCCTGCCCTACGACTTCCTCGCGCGCGTCTCGAACCGCATCACGAACGAGGTCGCCGGGGTCAACCGGGTCGTGCTCGACGTCACGTCGAAGCCCCCGGGCACCATCGAGTGGGAGTGA